From the genome of Nakamurella flavida, one region includes:
- a CDS encoding KUP/HAK/KT family potassium transporter — translation MTDTVAVGTTGRRAGRAAPVGGAAAIGALGIVFGDIGTSGLYTYQQVVTTPDSRLDKVMVLGTVSMLIWSLFLVVTVLYVRLLMRTDNAGEGGLLALFGLLRLSGGGPRITQVCAVLAMIGAATFLGDSVITPAVSVLSAVEGIETFDTDLAGVVVPIAVVILTGLFLLQRFGTERIGGLFGPVMVVWFSIILVVGLLSLVRSPEVLAALSPHWIALLVAEQPWVAFVALGGVVLAITGAEALYADMGHFGRRPIALAWLAVVFPALVCNYLGQGAEVLRNPDAVNDPFWGLIPHWATIPTVVIATLATVIASQAVISGSFSVVHQAGRLGLLPRLRVTHTSDENSRQIYLPAVNLLLAAGVLTLVLTFRSSEALTDAYGLAVTMTIVITTTIYLVLRHVTRQWSWEFAVGAFIWVIMLFFLASNALKIPTGGWLPLSIGFVVASLMGIWSWGTHRLRRRLQDDAGTADYSIDTEIAQHIGAARVPGTAVYLGRAADIAPLAMRSMLDFTHALHEHVLIVHSTVADLAVVPAQERIRVVDHGSGVYEIAFHIGYYERFSVPELVRLACDEAPELARVDVAAAIYFLSDVTPHYRARTVVATWRQRVFIGLDRLAPERIDSLGLPNGRTVVVGRDVDI, via the coding sequence ATGACGGACACCGTGGCGGTCGGTACGACCGGACGGCGCGCGGGCAGGGCGGCGCCGGTGGGCGGAGCCGCCGCCATCGGCGCCCTGGGCATCGTGTTCGGGGACATCGGCACCAGCGGCCTCTACACCTACCAGCAGGTGGTCACCACACCGGACAGTCGGCTGGACAAGGTCATGGTGCTCGGCACCGTGTCGATGTTGATCTGGTCGCTTTTCCTGGTGGTGACCGTGCTGTACGTCCGGCTGCTCATGCGCACCGACAACGCCGGCGAGGGCGGGCTGCTCGCCCTGTTCGGTCTGCTGCGACTCAGCGGTGGCGGGCCCCGGATCACCCAGGTGTGCGCGGTTCTCGCGATGATCGGGGCCGCGACCTTCCTGGGTGATTCGGTGATCACCCCGGCGGTGTCGGTGCTCTCGGCGGTGGAGGGGATCGAGACCTTCGACACCGATCTGGCCGGTGTCGTGGTGCCCATCGCCGTGGTCATCCTGACGGGGCTGTTCCTGCTCCAGCGGTTCGGCACCGAACGGATCGGCGGGTTGTTCGGCCCGGTCATGGTGGTCTGGTTCTCGATCATCCTGGTCGTCGGCCTGCTCTCCCTCGTCCGTAGTCCCGAGGTGCTGGCCGCGCTCTCGCCGCACTGGATCGCGCTGCTGGTCGCCGAGCAGCCGTGGGTCGCGTTCGTCGCGCTCGGCGGTGTGGTGCTGGCGATCACCGGGGCGGAGGCGTTGTACGCCGACATGGGCCACTTCGGGCGCCGGCCCATCGCGCTGGCCTGGCTGGCCGTCGTCTTCCCGGCCCTGGTGTGCAACTACCTCGGGCAGGGGGCGGAGGTGCTGCGCAACCCGGACGCGGTGAACGACCCGTTCTGGGGCCTGATCCCGCACTGGGCGACCATCCCCACGGTCGTCATCGCCACCCTGGCCACGGTCATCGCCTCCCAGGCGGTGATCTCCGGCAGCTTCAGCGTCGTGCACCAGGCCGGCCGGCTGGGGCTGCTGCCCCGGCTGCGGGTCACCCACACCTCCGACGAGAACTCCCGCCAGATCTATCTCCCCGCGGTCAACCTGCTGCTGGCCGCCGGGGTGCTGACCCTGGTGCTCACGTTCCGCAGCTCCGAGGCGCTGACCGACGCCTACGGGCTGGCCGTGACGATGACGATCGTCATCACCACCACCATCTACCTGGTGCTGCGGCACGTCACGCGGCAGTGGAGCTGGGAGTTCGCCGTCGGCGCGTTCATCTGGGTGATCATGCTGTTCTTCCTGGCCTCCAACGCGCTGAAGATCCCGACCGGCGGATGGCTGCCACTGTCCATCGGCTTCGTCGTGGCCTCCCTGATGGGCATCTGGTCGTGGGGGACCCACCGGTTGCGCCGCCGTCTGCAGGACGACGCGGGCACCGCCGACTACAGCATCGACACCGAGATCGCCCAGCACATCGGGGCGGCCCGCGTCCCCGGCACCGCGGTCTACCTGGGCCGCGCGGCGGACATCGCCCCGCTGGCCATGCGGTCCATGCTGGACTTCACCCACGCCCTGCACGAACACGTGCTGATCGTGCACTCCACGGTCGCCGACCTGGCCGTGGTGCCCGCGCAGGAGCGCATCCGGGTCGTCGACCACGGCAGCGGGGTGTACGAGATCGCCTTCCACATCGGCTACTACGAGCGGTTCTCCGTCCCGGAGCTCGTCCGGCTGGCCTGCGACGAGGCGCCGGAACTGGCCCGCGTCGACGTCGCCGCGGCCATCTACTTCCTGTCCGACGTCACCCCGCACTACCGGGCCCGCACCGTGGTGGCGACCTGGCGGCAACGGGTCTTCATCGGGCTCGACCGACTGGCTCCCGAACGCATCGATTCACTCGGCCTGCCCAACGGCCGGACCGTCGTGGTCGGACGGGATGTCGACATCTGA
- a CDS encoding DIP1984 family protein, which translates to MKLAEALMTRADLQRRVEQLRSRIIANARFQEGEEPAEDAGALVTEASAVLDQVADLVVAINLSNATTRLADGRTMTAALARRETLRSRHSLLTTAAAAAQGSDAGYRQMRSELRHFAALPVVDLRRQADVVARELRELDVEIQRTNWEVDLQV; encoded by the coding sequence GTGAAGCTTGCCGAAGCGCTGATGACCCGGGCCGATCTGCAGCGCCGGGTGGAGCAGTTGCGGTCCCGGATCATCGCCAACGCCCGCTTCCAGGAGGGCGAGGAACCGGCCGAGGACGCCGGCGCCCTGGTCACCGAGGCGTCCGCGGTGCTCGACCAGGTGGCGGACCTGGTGGTGGCGATCAACCTTTCCAACGCCACGACACGGCTGGCCGACGGACGGACGATGACCGCGGCCCTGGCCCGCCGGGAGACCCTGCGGTCCCGGCACTCCCTGCTGACCACCGCGGCGGCCGCCGCCCAGGGCTCCGACGCCGGCTACCGGCAGATGCGGTCCGAGCTGCGGCACTTCGCGGCCCTGCCCGTGGTGGACCTCCGGCGTCAGGCCGATGTCGTCGCCCGCGAACTGCGCGAGTTGGACGTCGAGATCCAGCGCACCAACTGGGAGGTCGACCTGCAGGTCTGA
- a CDS encoding FAD-binding oxidoreductase: MTAGGSTLGRPTGAASPPRLTGEVVRPGDEAWGRARTPWNLLVTRRPAAVVFAGSTADVVHAVDWARRTGTAFRIRSGRHSLEGWSSLDGGLVIDVSRLKSVDIDPVAGTATLGAGLTQLEAVAALGAHGLAAPTGTEGSVGLAGATLGGGFGLLTRAFGMACDNLLAVEIVVADDRGGARTVHVDESHSPDLLWALRGAGNGSLGVVTALTYRVHPVSQAATLVARWPGLAHLSEVLEVWQGSAPAGDPRLTSQLEVRRDEVVLIAALVDGTAAEAIGLLADLVALGDPEVTTTQGSWADLYADLQIPLDAEPANWKFASQIVRTPLPPTAIAVVGEFMAAAPTAACNWFANAFGGALPTAEPSGGAAFAHRDALFYAEPGAGWGRRGPGAGDCDADARETTACLTWVAEFSAALAPYVDGAYINVPNPEMADAERAYWGANVDRLRRVKTCWDPHDVFSSPQAVGPLRPEG; this comes from the coding sequence GTGACCGCGGGGGGCTCGACGCTGGGTCGCCCCACCGGAGCCGCCTCGCCCCCGCGACTGACGGGAGAGGTCGTCCGGCCCGGCGACGAGGCCTGGGGGCGGGCGCGGACCCCGTGGAACCTGCTCGTCACCCGCCGGCCGGCTGCCGTCGTGTTCGCCGGGTCGACCGCCGACGTCGTGCATGCCGTGGACTGGGCCCGCCGGACCGGGACCGCCTTCCGGATCCGCAGCGGCCGGCACAGCCTGGAGGGGTGGTCGTCCCTGGACGGCGGGCTGGTCATCGACGTGAGCCGGCTGAAGTCGGTGGACATCGACCCCGTGGCCGGGACCGCGACGCTCGGCGCCGGCCTCACCCAGCTCGAGGCGGTGGCCGCGCTCGGCGCCCACGGACTGGCCGCGCCCACCGGGACGGAAGGCAGCGTGGGGCTGGCCGGCGCCACCCTGGGCGGCGGGTTCGGACTCCTCACCCGCGCCTTCGGGATGGCCTGTGACAACCTCCTGGCTGTCGAGATCGTCGTCGCCGACGACCGCGGCGGCGCCCGGACCGTGCACGTCGACGAGTCGCACTCCCCCGACCTGCTGTGGGCGTTGCGCGGGGCGGGCAACGGGAGCCTGGGTGTCGTCACCGCGCTGACCTACCGGGTGCATCCCGTGTCGCAGGCCGCCACCCTGGTGGCTCGCTGGCCCGGTCTGGCGCACCTGTCCGAGGTGCTCGAGGTGTGGCAAGGGTCCGCACCGGCGGGCGATCCGCGCCTGACCAGCCAGCTGGAGGTCCGTCGCGACGAGGTCGTGCTCATCGCCGCGCTCGTCGACGGAACGGCGGCGGAGGCCATCGGCCTGCTCGCCGACCTGGTCGCCCTCGGCGACCCGGAGGTCACCACCACGCAGGGCTCATGGGCCGATCTCTACGCAGACCTGCAGATCCCGCTGGACGCCGAACCCGCGAACTGGAAGTTCGCCTCCCAGATCGTCCGCACCCCGTTGCCTCCCACGGCGATCGCCGTCGTCGGCGAGTTCATGGCCGCCGCACCCACCGCCGCGTGCAACTGGTTCGCCAACGCGTTCGGTGGAGCGCTGCCCACCGCGGAGCCGTCCGGCGGCGCCGCCTTCGCCCACCGGGACGCCCTGTTCTACGCCGAGCCCGGTGCCGGCTGGGGTCGGCGGGGTCCCGGCGCCGGCGACTGCGATGCGGACGCCCGCGAGACGACAGCGTGTCTGACCTGGGTGGCGGAGTTCTCGGCGGCGCTCGCCCCGTACGTGGACGGGGCGTACATCAACGTCCCCAACCCGGAGATGGCGGACGCGGAGCGGGCCTACTGGGGCGCGAACGTCGACCGACTGCGCCGGGTCAAGACCTGCTGGGATCCGCACGACGTGTTCTCGTCCCCGCAGGCCGTCGGCCCCCTCCGACCGGAGGGGTGA
- a CDS encoding DUF2255 family protein, with translation MTSSWTAAELETIGAAGELEIAVTRLDATLRPWTPIWVVVAGPDVFVRTWFQRETGWFGAALRSGRARVRVPGLEIDVFLAHVGSSEARSAVDDAYRAKYGSFGAASADRMCTEQAVATTLRLSPAGH, from the coding sequence GTGACCTCCTCCTGGACCGCCGCCGAGCTCGAGACGATCGGCGCCGCCGGTGAGCTGGAGATCGCGGTGACGCGTCTCGACGCGACGCTGCGCCCGTGGACCCCGATCTGGGTGGTGGTGGCCGGCCCGGACGTCTTCGTGCGCACCTGGTTCCAGCGCGAGACCGGCTGGTTCGGTGCCGCGCTCCGTTCCGGGCGGGCCCGCGTGCGTGTGCCCGGCCTCGAGATCGACGTCTTCCTCGCGCACGTCGGTTCGAGCGAGGCCCGGTCGGCGGTCGACGACGCCTACCGGGCGAAGTACGGGTCCTTCGGGGCGGCGTCGGCGGACCGGATGTGCACCGAGCAGGCCGTGGCCACCACCCTGCGGCTGAGCCCGGCCGGCCACTGA
- a CDS encoding GNAT family N-acetyltransferase: MTDRQQGAGPVVRDATAADAAACADIYAPYVTDTAITFETDPPTVAEMAARIAAAQLAHAWLVLDAGGDPDGDKSTVIGYAYAVPHKARPAYRWAAEVSVYLAPGATGRGGGRALYTALLERLTARGFRTVTAGMTLPNPASAGLHAALGFEPVGTYRRIGHKLGAWRDVAVVQMQLSAPDVEPPGEPR, translated from the coding sequence GTGACGGATCGACAGCAGGGCGCCGGGCCGGTGGTGCGGGACGCGACCGCGGCGGACGCGGCGGCGTGCGCGGACATCTACGCCCCCTACGTCACCGACACGGCGATCACCTTCGAGACCGACCCGCCCACGGTGGCCGAGATGGCCGCCCGTATCGCCGCCGCCCAGCTCGCCCACGCCTGGTTGGTGCTCGACGCGGGCGGCGACCCGGACGGCGACAAGAGCACGGTGATCGGGTACGCGTACGCCGTGCCGCACAAGGCCCGGCCCGCCTACCGCTGGGCGGCCGAGGTGAGTGTCTACCTGGCGCCGGGCGCCACCGGTCGCGGCGGCGGACGAGCGCTGTACACGGCGCTGCTCGAGCGCCTCACCGCCCGCGGGTTCCGCACCGTCACCGCCGGGATGACCCTGCCCAATCCGGCCAGCGCCGGCCTGCACGCGGCGCTGGGTTTCGAGCCGGTCGGCACCTACCGGCGCATCGGTCACAAGCTGGGTGCCTGGCGTGATGTCGCGGTGGTGCAGATGCAGCTCAGCGCACCGGATGTCGAGCCGCCCGGCGAGCCACGGTGA
- a CDS encoding DUF2200 domain-containing protein, whose protein sequence is MTGHRIFTTPYSAIRPHYVAKAERKGHTAAEVDQVVSWLTGYDEAGLTRAVAEDITLEEFFAGAPALHPNATQITGLICGIRVEDIEDPLMQQIRWMDKLVDEVARGKKMSSILRGS, encoded by the coding sequence ATGACCGGCCACCGCATCTTCACCACCCCGTATTCCGCCATCCGCCCGCACTACGTGGCCAAGGCGGAACGGAAGGGGCACACAGCCGCCGAGGTGGACCAGGTGGTCTCCTGGCTGACCGGATACGACGAGGCCGGTCTGACCAGGGCCGTGGCCGAGGACATCACCCTGGAGGAGTTCTTCGCCGGTGCCCCGGCGCTCCATCCGAACGCCACGCAGATCACCGGCCTGATCTGCGGGATCCGCGTCGAGGACATCGAGGACCCGCTGATGCAGCAGATCCGGTGGATGGACAAGCTCGTCGACGAGGTCGCTCGCGGGAAGAAGATGTCGTCGATCCTGCGCGGGTCGTGA
- a CDS encoding organic hydroperoxide resistance protein, which translates to MTTATPLYTASATASGDGRNGHVESSDSVLGFDLAVPKEMGGPGGALTNPEQLFAAGYAACFHGALKAVARIEKQTLTDTAVVADVSFLGGEGGPNLAVALHVEIPGLDETVARDLVEKAHQMCPYSRATRGNIQVDLSVDVAGA; encoded by the coding sequence GTGACCACCGCAACTCCCCTGTACACCGCCTCCGCCACCGCATCGGGCGACGGGCGCAACGGACACGTCGAGAGCTCGGACTCCGTCCTCGGGTTCGACCTGGCCGTGCCGAAGGAGATGGGTGGCCCGGGCGGCGCGCTGACCAACCCCGAGCAGCTCTTCGCCGCCGGGTACGCCGCGTGCTTCCACGGAGCGCTCAAGGCCGTGGCCCGCATCGAGAAGCAGACGCTGACCGACACCGCCGTCGTGGCCGACGTGTCGTTCCTCGGTGGTGAGGGCGGCCCGAACCTCGCCGTCGCACTGCACGTCGAGATCCCCGGCCTCGACGAGACGGTCGCCCGCGACCTGGTCGAGAAGGCCCACCAGATGTGCCCGTACTCCCGTGCGACCCGCGGCAACATCCAGGTCGACCTCTCGGTGGACGTGGCCGGCGCCTGA
- a CDS encoding alpha/beta hydrolase fold domain-containing protein, protein MSEENQSSQPSPRRRPPRRPVRPVFWVLAQVGSRVRVKAPAALRPGPAAPPPETIRIPTRHGALRALVHRPAGAGRATPVVVHLHGGGFVNRYPEQDSHIAGHLVTELGVTVVLPDYDTAPRVRYPVAEEEVFDVVRWVQQADGWDGARLLLSGVSAGAKLAVNACQHLRDTGGPGALGVGLFVPVLDVTRTDRTSVIPRPAIGPFVQRFVGWSYFPEVARQREPLASPCRDPHLARAMPPTVILTGEQDTLAPEGAELARTLRAGGVHVVHREYPGVDHDFMATARVDTARAALAELAAFFAARLDAATG, encoded by the coding sequence ATGTCCGAGGAGAACCAGTCGTCGCAGCCGTCCCCGCGGCGCCGGCCGCCGCGTCGTCCCGTCCGCCCGGTCTTCTGGGTGCTGGCCCAGGTGGGATCGCGGGTCCGGGTCAAGGCGCCCGCCGCCCTGCGGCCGGGCCCGGCGGCACCGCCCCCGGAGACGATCCGCATCCCCACCCGGCACGGGGCCCTGCGGGCCCTGGTGCACCGCCCGGCCGGGGCCGGCCGGGCGACGCCGGTCGTCGTGCACCTGCACGGCGGCGGTTTCGTGAACCGGTACCCCGAGCAGGACAGCCACATCGCCGGGCACCTCGTCACCGAGCTCGGGGTGACCGTGGTGCTGCCGGACTACGACACCGCCCCCCGGGTCCGGTACCCGGTCGCCGAGGAGGAGGTGTTCGACGTCGTGCGGTGGGTCCAGCAGGCGGACGGATGGGACGGTGCGCGCCTGCTGCTGTCCGGCGTGAGCGCCGGGGCCAAGCTCGCCGTCAACGCCTGCCAGCACCTGCGCGACACCGGTGGGCCCGGGGCATTGGGCGTCGGGCTCTTCGTGCCCGTCCTGGACGTCACCCGCACAGATCGCACCTCGGTCATCCCCCGTCCGGCGATCGGCCCGTTCGTGCAGCGGTTCGTCGGCTGGAGCTACTTCCCGGAGGTCGCCCGCCAGCGGGAACCGCTGGCCTCCCCCTGCCGGGACCCCCACCTGGCCCGGGCCATGCCGCCCACCGTGATCCTGACCGGGGAGCAGGACACGCTGGCGCCGGAGGGCGCCGAACTCGCCCGTACGTTGCGGGCCGGCGGCGTGCACGTGGTGCACCGGGAGTACCCCGGGGTCGACCACGATTTCATGGCCACGGCCCGGGTGGACACCGCCCGCGCGGCACTCGCGGAGCTGGCCGCGTTCTTCGCCGCCCGACTGGACGCGGCGACCGGCTGA
- a CDS encoding GNAT family N-acetyltransferase, whose protein sequence is MIAALPLPATVSAGSRDLLLRRATGDDLTALVHLLSDDPVSAGRGDRARDADTEAYRSALQEIIDDPANEILVATASSGEVVATFQLTRIPGMARRGTRRLLVEAVRVSSTHRSGGIGGALMRWVVDTAAPAVGASLVQLTSDEARTDAHRFYEQLGFVGSHRGFKYRITPAPQTRG, encoded by the coding sequence GTGATCGCCGCCCTGCCGCTCCCCGCCACCGTGTCGGCCGGGAGCCGGGACCTCCTGCTGCGCCGCGCCACCGGCGACGACCTGACCGCGCTCGTCCACCTGCTCTCCGACGACCCGGTGAGCGCCGGCCGCGGGGACCGCGCCCGGGACGCCGACACCGAGGCGTACCGGTCCGCCCTGCAGGAGATCATCGACGACCCGGCCAACGAGATCCTGGTGGCCACCGCGTCCTCCGGCGAGGTGGTCGCCACGTTCCAGCTCACCCGTATCCCCGGGATGGCCCGCCGGGGCACGCGGCGCCTGCTCGTCGAAGCGGTCCGCGTGAGCAGCACCCACCGCTCCGGCGGCATCGGCGGCGCGCTCATGCGATGGGTCGTCGACACCGCCGCCCCGGCGGTCGGGGCCTCGCTCGTCCAGCTGACGTCCGACGAGGCACGGACGGACGCCCACCGGTTCTACGAACAGCTGGGCTTCGTCGGCTCCCACCGCGGCTTCAAGTACCGGATCACGCCGGCACCTCAGACCCGCGGGTAG
- a CDS encoding LacI family DNA-binding transcriptional regulator yields the protein MGRPERTTLDAVAAAAGVSKATASKVLNDRDGVSDATRQRVLAAMKRLRYEPSTARAAGSLHPVVTVLFDAYESLYAAQVLAGVVAAGLELDIDVVTTNPTGAHRHDPLSAEWFHRVADKGHVGVIVVTTEVSPEVAGDSTGAGLGLVLVDPVTARDVDDDGLVSVSATNWTGGYQATEHLIALGHRRIGFAGGPAESQPARQRLHGHVAALSAAGLANDPALTKQDGFRYEDGRDMAAAFLDLPSPPTAIVASCDAGALGVIAAARDRQLRLPQELSIIGFDDTYAAESASPRLTTIHQPLREMGRLALRTVLAQSRGQAPEAHHYELVTSLIVRDSTAPPPGPPTA from the coding sequence GTGGGCAGACCCGAACGCACGACGCTGGATGCGGTGGCCGCCGCCGCCGGCGTCTCCAAGGCCACCGCCTCCAAGGTCCTCAACGATCGGGACGGGGTGTCGGACGCGACCCGGCAACGGGTGCTCGCGGCGATGAAGCGGCTCCGGTACGAGCCCAGCACGGCCCGGGCCGCCGGCTCCCTGCACCCCGTCGTCACCGTCCTGTTCGATGCCTACGAGAGCCTCTACGCAGCACAGGTTCTCGCCGGCGTGGTCGCCGCCGGACTCGAGCTGGACATCGACGTGGTGACCACCAATCCCACCGGCGCCCACCGGCACGACCCGCTGAGCGCCGAGTGGTTCCATCGGGTTGCCGACAAGGGCCACGTCGGGGTCATCGTCGTCACCACCGAGGTCAGCCCCGAGGTCGCCGGTGATTCGACGGGCGCCGGCCTGGGTCTGGTGCTGGTCGATCCGGTCACCGCCCGTGACGTGGACGACGACGGGCTGGTCAGCGTCAGCGCCACCAATTGGACCGGCGGCTACCAGGCCACCGAGCACCTGATCGCCCTCGGCCACCGGCGGATCGGGTTCGCCGGTGGACCCGCGGAGTCCCAACCCGCCCGGCAGCGGCTGCACGGGCACGTGGCGGCGCTGAGCGCGGCCGGGCTGGCGAACGACCCGGCGCTGACCAAGCAGGACGGTTTCCGGTACGAGGACGGCCGGGACATGGCGGCGGCGTTCCTCGACCTGCCGTCACCGCCGACGGCCATCGTGGCCAGCTGCGACGCCGGGGCGCTCGGGGTCATCGCGGCCGCCCGGGACCGGCAGCTGCGCCTGCCGCAGGAACTCAGCATCATCGGTTTCGACGACACCTACGCCGCGGAGTCCGCCTCCCCTCGCCTGACCACCATCCACCAACCGCTGCGCGAGATGGGGCGCCTGGCCCTGCGCACCGTGCTCGCCCAGTCCCGCGGGCAGGCACCGGAAGCGCATCACTACGAGCTGGTCACCAGCCTCATCGTCCGGGACTCCACCGCGCCGCCGCCCGGGCCGCCGACAGCCTGA
- a CDS encoding DUF1707 SHOCT-like domain-containing protein: MTGPDPDGLRVGDREREQAVTVLHDAVGGGYLDLAEFEERSRTVYAARTRGDLRSALADLPAGARLFPPPPPVGMVATGTEPTAGAETMEIDWTTRKRRGPWQVPAHLIIRGAMGTADLDLREATVPATGCVITVLTSWSTVKIRLGDTMSVRTQDFEGGSMSALKDKAGAPAGPGGPVIDIRGHNDWTTVVLRRA, from the coding sequence ATGACTGGACCCGATCCGGATGGACTGCGCGTCGGTGACCGGGAGCGGGAGCAGGCGGTGACCGTCCTGCACGACGCGGTCGGCGGCGGCTATCTCGACCTCGCCGAGTTCGAGGAACGCTCCCGCACGGTGTACGCCGCCCGGACGAGGGGCGACCTGCGCTCGGCGCTGGCCGACCTGCCCGCCGGCGCCCGACTGTTCCCGCCCCCGCCACCGGTCGGAATGGTGGCCACCGGCACCGAGCCGACCGCCGGCGCGGAGACGATGGAGATCGACTGGACCACGCGCAAGCGTCGTGGACCGTGGCAGGTCCCGGCCCACCTGATCATCCGGGGAGCGATGGGCACCGCCGATCTCGATCTCCGCGAGGCCACCGTCCCGGCCACCGGCTGCGTGATCACCGTGCTGACGTCGTGGAGCACGGTCAAGATCCGCCTGGGCGACACCATGTCCGTGCGGACGCAGGACTTCGAGGGCGGGTCGATGTCGGCACTGAAGGACAAGGCGGGCGCCCCGGCGGGTCCGGGCGGCCCGGTCATCGACATCCGCGGACACAACGACTGGACGACGGTGGTGCTGCGGCGCGCCTGA
- a CDS encoding (R)-mandelonitrile lyase, producing the protein MKITASTTDTQRGPEGWFTGAVFIDGIRNPDDQSAIGCAHVRFTPGARTAWHHHPLGQTLYVTDGVGLVARRGGDPVVIRPGDVVVIEPGEEHWHGATSTRFMAHVAMQEADDQGQVVTWLDPVSDEEYTAPAE; encoded by the coding sequence GTGAAGATCACCGCCAGCACCACCGACACCCAGCGCGGCCCGGAGGGCTGGTTCACCGGTGCGGTGTTCATCGACGGGATCCGCAACCCCGACGACCAGTCGGCGATCGGCTGCGCCCACGTGCGGTTCACCCCCGGAGCGCGCACCGCCTGGCACCACCACCCGCTGGGCCAGACCCTCTACGTCACCGACGGGGTCGGCCTGGTCGCACGCCGGGGTGGTGACCCCGTCGTCATCCGGCCCGGTGACGTCGTTGTCATCGAGCCCGGTGAGGAGCACTGGCACGGCGCCACCTCCACCCGGTTCATGGCCCATGTGGCCATGCAGGAGGCCGACGACCAGGGCCAGGTCGTCACCTGGCTCGACCCCGTCTCCGACGAGGAGTACACCGCCCCCGCGGAGTGA
- a CDS encoding extracellular solute-binding protein, with translation MTRISRRPLVALTLLAGLTLAACGGATPGGASGAGGAAPAAAGEANAWVLTGGGWPVIEQTFQTWNAAHADQKIGVEAFANDAYKEKIRTSVGSGQAPTLIMNWTGGALNDYVSNQQVDDITDATADLVKRVTPSVAQNGVVDGKTFAVPLNDVQPVVMYYNKAVFDQVGLSVPTTYDELLASIPTFKAAGIAPLSIAGQSVWPELMWLQYLTDRIGGPEVFENILAGKPDAWSDPAVTEALTNIQELVNAGAFVDGFASVTADAGSDFALVHTGKAAMILQGSWGYPTFKTDNPEFAASSLGFSGPGSPPGRRRRPVSPGRSRWSRWRTEARSTREVMRRWRMQESAW, from the coding sequence TTGACCAGAATTTCCCGACGGCCCCTCGTGGCGCTGACCCTGCTGGCCGGCCTCACGCTCGCCGCCTGTGGCGGGGCTACCCCGGGCGGTGCCTCCGGTGCGGGCGGTGCGGCCCCGGCCGCGGCCGGTGAGGCCAACGCCTGGGTGCTGACCGGTGGCGGCTGGCCCGTCATCGAGCAGACGTTCCAGACCTGGAACGCCGCCCACGCGGACCAGAAGATCGGCGTGGAGGCGTTCGCGAACGACGCCTACAAGGAGAAGATCCGCACCTCGGTCGGCTCCGGGCAGGCCCCCACGCTCATCATGAACTGGACCGGTGGCGCCCTCAACGACTACGTCTCCAACCAGCAGGTCGACGACATCACCGACGCCACCGCCGATCTCGTGAAGCGTGTGACGCCTTCGGTGGCCCAGAACGGCGTGGTGGACGGCAAGACGTTCGCCGTGCCGCTCAACGACGTCCAGCCCGTGGTCATGTACTACAACAAGGCGGTGTTCGACCAGGTCGGCCTGTCCGTCCCGACCACCTACGACGAGCTGCTCGCGTCCATCCCGACGTTCAAGGCCGCCGGCATCGCGCCGCTGTCCATCGCCGGGCAGTCCGTCTGGCCCGAACTGATGTGGCTGCAGTACCTCACCGACCGGATCGGCGGCCCCGAGGTCTTCGAGAACATCCTGGCCGGCAAGCCCGACGCCTGGTCCGACCCGGCCGTCACCGAGGCCCTGACCAATATCCAGGAGCTGGTGAACGCCGGTGCCTTCGTCGACGGCTTCGCCTCCGTGACCGCCGACGCGGGTTCGGACTTCGCGCTCGTGCACACCGGCAAGGCCGCGATGATCCTGCAGGGCAGCTGGGGCTACCCGACGTTCAAGACCGACAACCCGGAGTTCGCCGCCAGTTCCCTGGGCTTCTCAGGACCAGGATCCCCACCAGGCCGACGACGGCGCCCTGTCAGCCCTGGGCGGTCGCGCTGGTCGCGGTGGAGGACGGAAGCGAGATCGACGCGGGAGGTGATGCGTCGGTGGAGAATGCAGGAGTCGGCGTGGTGA